A window of the Tiliqua scincoides isolate rTilSci1 chromosome 5, rTilSci1.hap2, whole genome shotgun sequence genome harbors these coding sequences:
- the LOC136652723 gene encoding olfactory receptor 13H1-like, producing MALAVFITIMYLVTMVANGLITLVVISEPRLHNPMYFFLCNLSIIDICLCTTSVPQAIANCLVDRPVMSFARCYTQMYAGIYFGSTECFLLAVMAYDRYVAISNPLHYTIVMNWRVCILLALGTWLLAFLLAIVPWLANQFHICGHNEINQISCELTAFMKLICSNMARSQLTMFLNSTAIVLFPFCFILFSYLRIIVAILRIHSAGGRWKAFSTGGSHLAVVAVFFGNCIVTYIKPQSKVSQDSDKILSVVNGVVIPTVNPLIYTLRNQDVKSGLKRLIMKKL from the coding sequence ATGGCGCTAGCGGTTTTCATAACCATCATGTATTTGGTGACTATGGTTGCAAATGGACTAATTACTTTGGTGGTCATATCTGAGCCCCGGCTCCACAatcccatgtactttttcctttgcAACCTATCCATCATTGATATCTGTCTCTGTACAACTTCTGTTCCACAAGCCATTGCCAACTGTTTGGTGGACAGGCCTGTCATGTCTTTTGCTAGGTGTTACACTCAAATGTATGCCGGTATATACTTTGGATCCACTGAATGTTTCCTCCTGGcagtcatggcttatgaccggtaTGTTGCCATCTCCAATCCACTACATTATACCATTGTCATGAACTGGAGAGTTTGCATCCTCTTGGCTTTGGGGACATGGCTTTTGGCCTTCTTACTTGCTATAGTTCCCTGGCTTGCAAACCAATTCCACATCTGTGGACATAATGAGATAAATCAGATCTCTTGTGAGCTCACGGCCTTCATGAAGTTGATCTGTTCAAACATGGCTAGGAGTCAGCTGACCATGTTTCTTAACAGTACTGCCATagtcctctttcccttctgcttcATTCTCTTTTCCTATTTACGCATCATTGTGGCCATTCTGAGAATCCACTCAGCTGGTGGCAGATGGAAAGCCTTTTCTACCGGTGGATCTCACCTGGCTGTGGTAGCCGTGTTCTTCGGAAACTGTATAGTCACCTACATCAAACCTCAATCAAAAGTCAGCCAGGATAGTGACAAAATTCTTTCAGTCGTTAATGGCGTAGTAATACCCACGGTAAATCCTTTAATCTATACATTGAGAAACCAAGATGTGAAATCTGGACTGAAACGTCTGATAATGAAGAAATTGTGA
- the LOC136652724 gene encoding olfactory receptor 2A12-like has product MNNTEITEFVLIGFSGRPKTRMGLAAFMTIMYLVTMIGNGLIVLVVIAEPRLHNPMYFFLCNLSIVDICLCSSSAPQSIANCFVDRPVMSFAMCYTQMFTGIYFGSTECFLLAVMAYDRYVAISNPLHYTIVMNWRVCILLALGTWLLAFLLAIVPWTASPAQVCEHNEIDHISCEFTAFMKLICSNMARSQLMLNLKGTAIVLFPFCFILFSYLRIIVAILRIHSAGGRWKAFSTCGSHLAVVAVFFGNCIFTYIKPQSKDSQDRDKLLSIFNGVVIPTLNPLIYTLRNQEVKSALKRLTRKKL; this is encoded by the coding sequence ATGAACAACACCGAAATAACTGAATTTGTCCTCATTGGATTTTCTGGCCGACCAAAAACAAGGATGGGGTTAGCAGCTTTCATGACCATCATGTATTTGGTGACAATGATTGGCAATGGACTAATAGTCTTGGTGGTCATTGCTGAGCCCCGACTCCACaatcccatgtacttcttcctttgCAATCTATCCATTGTTGATATCTGTCTCTGTTCATCTTCTGCTCCTCAATCCATTGCCAACTGTTTTGTTGACAGGCCTGTCATGTCTTTTGCTATGTGTTATACTCAAATGTTCACTGGAATATACTTTGGATCCACTGAATGTTTCCTCCTGGcagtcatggcttatgaccggtaCGTTGCCATCTCCAATCCACTACATTATACCATTGTCATGAACTGGAGAGTTTGCATCCTCTTGGCTTTGGGGACATGGCTTTTGGCCTTTTTACTTGCTATAGTTCCCTGGACTGCAAGCCCAGCCCAGGTCTGTGAACATAATGAGATAGATCATATCTCTTGTGAGTTCACTGCTTTCATGAAGCTGATCTGCTCAAACATGGCTAGAAGTCAGCTGATGTTGAATCTCAAAGGTACTGCCATagtcctctttcccttctgcttcATTCTCTTTTCCTATTTACGCATCATTGTGGCCATTCTGAGAATCCACTCAGCTGGtggcagatggaaagctttttctACCTGTGGATCTCACCTGGCTGTGGTAGCTGTGTTCTTTGGAAACTGTATATTCACCTACATCAAACCTCAATCAAAAGATAGCCAGGATAGAGATAAACTTCTTTCTATATTTAATGGAGTAGTAATACCCACATTAAATCCTTTAATCTATACATTGAGAAACCAGGAAGTGAAATCTGCACTTAAACGACTGACAAGGAAGAAATTGTGA